The stretch of DNA CACATTGAAACATTTATGAATAATTATCCAAGAAAAATTTTCAATGCTTTAACATCTAATCAAGTTTATGAGTGTCTATTAAATCTAGCTTAATTAAACTTTTGGACACTTACTATTTTAATTTAGGGATTTATCTGAACTTTATTATTTGAATCTTTTTATAGTCACTTTTAAACAAAGTCTACAAACTCTATTTTACGATTTCTAATTTAACTTTAGTAATCCCTTTATTTAGATCCTCAATTTGTTTAAATGCTGCTTTACTCAAATCAATTACTCTACCTTTAATATATGGTCCTCTATCATTAATTCTTACAACAATTGATTTACCATTTCTTAAGTTTGTAACTTTTACTTTTGTACCAAAAGGTAACTTTTTATGTGCAGCTGATATCTTCCAAGTATCAAAAATTTCTCCACTTGCAGTCTTTCTACCATTCCATCTTTCTCCATAATATGAAGCTATTCCAGTTTGATATACTTTTTCTTCAACTACTTCTTCTACAGTATTTTCTTTTTCTTCTTCCTTAACTTCTTCTACTGGCTGACTTTGTTCTTTTAGTTCAATGTTTAAATTAAAGTTCTCATCTTTTTTTTCTTCATTTTCTCCTTTTATTTCAGATATTAATTCCTTAATATCAGCTTCTTTAATTTCAACATTCTCTACATGACTACTACTATTATTTTCATTAGCATTAACTGATGAAAATGTTAACCCTAATAAAAGTATAGTTAGTAATTTTCTCATAGTACCTCCGTTTCTGAATTAACTTAGTATAACACAATATTTTTATATTTGTCAATTTTTTGAAATAAATACATCTTCAAATTGACAAAATATCTGATCTTCTCTACGTCTAACATAGCAAACTTTTAAAGTATCTACATCTTTAAATGAGAAAAAAATTCTAACTATATCATTAACCACTTCATCAATCTCAAAGTCTTTAATTCCAAGCTCATCGGTATGTAATAATTCATTTTCATCTAACTCCATATATTCATTTGGCAAATATAAGTGTATATTATATAATTCATTTTTCTTAAATTGAAATATTTTTTCTACATATAATTCTACAAATTTCGTTGTATTATCTTTATCAATAAATGTTGTTTTATTTTCATATAGTGAAATAATCTTATGAATTTCCCCTAAATAATTTAAATATGATATTGAAATATCAAATTTAAGTGGTGTAAACTTATAATTTAATACTAAATTCCCTTTTTCTTTCTTTTTGTTAAAATCGTTAATTATTTTGAATATTTCAGAATTATTTATTTGACTTTTATATTCTAAAAGTTTTCCAGGTATAAATTCCTTTAAAACATCAATAAAACTTTTCGTATACACTAGCCTACCTTGTAATTTTATATTTTCAAATTTTTTTAATATATCAATGATTTTAAATTGATCAAAAAATTCAAAAATAGATTTAAATGATAAATAAGTTAAAATATCATCTAGGTCACTTCTTTCTTCAAAAGTAATATCAGAAAAATAATTATTTATCAGTTCTTTACTTTTTTCCCTAATAATCTGCGAAGGTTCAACATTATTTTTAATTTCTAAATCTTTATTTAATTTTAAATAATTAAAAATATTTCCTTTATAATTAATCATACTTTTATTTTCACTTACATATTTCATAACATGATTTAGAAAAGAAAGCTCAGTCAAATATTTATTTTCATGAATAATTTGTAATAACATATTTAATCTATAACTTACTTTATTATTTACTACTCCATGTCTTACATATATAATTCTAAAAATATCTAGGTCCGATAATATATATGTGTATTCTCTATCATTATTATTGAAATATTTAATATTATGTAAACATTCAAAACTTAATCCATCATTTTGATTATATCCTTCATTTTTTAAAATAATAATACTTTGAAATTTAGTTTTTAAAGTGTATTCAATCTTTCTAAGATAATACTCTAAAAATTTCTCAAATAAGAAATTTTTACTTACTATTTTGCTATTTTGCCTTTCATCTTTAATTACTATATCTTCATTTTTCGTTAGAAAATATTCTACATTCATAAAATAGCTTCTATTTGTTATAAATCCATTCTCTTTCAACCTTTTTTTTGCATCATCTCCAAAATTTAAACTAATGTTATTTTCTAAATTAATTACATCTATACAAAAGTCTTCTTTTAAATATTCTGTTTCAAAATAATCAATTCCAATTTTTATATATAAATTATTTTCTTGTGGACAATTAAATATTATTTCATATTTAATTATAGGTACTATGTATGAAAATACACTATTTTTTATCATATCACTTTTATATTTATTATAATAAACCGAATATAGATCTACACTCTGTTCAAAAAAAGCAAAATAAAGTTTTTCTGTATTATGTTCATTTATAATTCTATTCAATTCAGGATGCAAAGTTAATTCACACTTCACATATTCTCCATCTTCTTCTAAAATCTCACTTTGTAATATCCCATAAATATATCTGTATTCATTAACTAAAAATACAATATTCAAATCAATTTTTCTATTTTTATTCACATAAATAATAATCTTACTTACTATCTCTTTATATATTTTAAAATCTTCATCAATAATAATATCGTATCTTTCTAATTCAAGTACCCTTAAATTGTTTTCAAAAAATTCTTGTAATAAATAATAACCTTCATCTAAATACTCTTCAATTTGGGGAATATATTTAAATTCTGTATACTCTAAAATTCTATTAATAATTTTATTTCTAGATGTTTCAAAAAAATATTTATTTTGTATTTTTTCTTTTTGTGCAATTTGATTTAATTCATAATTATTTTTTAGCAATAATTCATTTTTACTATAATTTTTCAATAATATCACTTATCTTTTCTATCATATTTTTTATATTTCTATGTCTCTTTAATCTATTAAGTGAAAGCCCTTTTTTCAAAAAAAACTCTATTTTTTTATTATTATGTGTAATGTAATTATATTTAGTATCACAAATATCTGGATTTTTTTTATTAAATATTATGAAATAGAATATTGCTGTCAAAGAATATGTATCATTTTCATAATAATTTTTTTCAATATTAGAATATCTTTCAATACTTGAGAATCCCCTTGTATATGAATAATATTTCTTATCATAATATTTTTCTATAAAACGTGCTTCACTAAAATCAATTAAATATACTTCATTTCCATTAATAATAATATTGCAAGTATTAATATCATTATGTATTAAGCCTAATTCATGTATTTCAAAAACAGCTTCTAATATCTTTAAGTATAATTCCAATTTTTCTTTCAACGATAATTTCTCTATGTTATAATCATATAATGTTTCACCATTAATTTTTTCATAAAATATTTCTTTATTATCTTTTTGAATTTTTACTCTTAAGATTTTAGGTATACATTTAATTTTATTCATTAGTAAATAAATCATTGTATTTATCTCATTTTTAAACATAAGATCAAAACCAGGTAATGAAATATCAAATGTTTTTTTGTAATATTCTATTTCCATAATTCCCACCACTTTTTGCCCATTTTTCTTTTTATATATTCTATTTTTTTATTTACTTCATTTTGTGTAGTTTTGGAATAATTTACCTTAGGCATGCTATCCAGTGCTCTTTTATATTCAATATACGCTTTTTCAAAATCATTGTTTTTTAAATAATCATCCCCTTTTTCAATTGACAATTTAATACTTTTTCTTATTTCAAATTCTAATTTTTCTTTATTAACTGGTTTTATTTTTTTATTTTCATCATCATCCTTTTTTTTCTGTTTATAAATTAACCTAATTCTTCCCTCTATTTCTTTTATTTTATTTTGATTATTTAAAAGATTAGCAAAATATAATGATTTTTCAAGATATGATACCGATGTAATATACTCTTTATTATCATAATATTTTTTATGTTTTTCAAATAATTCATTCATTTCTGATTTTAAATATTCTATTTTCTCATCTATTTCAATTTTCCTTTTTTCTAAAGATTCTCTTTCTAAATTTAGTGAAAGTTTTGAATAACCTTCAATTAATTCTTCTAATTCAACTTTTGCATTTAATATATCATTCTTTATTAATTCATCTAATTTTGAATTTCTTTCATCTAATACTTTTTTTATTTCATTTATTCTATTTTGATTTTTACTCTTTATCTCATTTAAATCTAAAATATTAATATCAAAATATGATTTTTCATATTCTCCAATTAATTTATCAACTATCTTTATATTTTTAATTAAATCATCATCTGTTAAAAATAATTCATCATTTTGAATTATTACTAATCTATCTATTTCTCTTATATCTTTTTCGATATACTCTAATAATTCATTATCAACTTCTTCTATTTTGCTTTTAATCTTAATATATTCATTCTTAGCATTTAAAAACTCTCTATTTTTTATCAATATTTTGCTTAATTCTTTTATTTCAAAAACTTTTTTTAAAATTTCATTATTTTTTTTAGCTATGTTTATTTTATTTATATATTGCTCTTTTTTTGTTATATTATTTCTAGTTAAGAATAAATATTTCTTATCTAGTCTTTTAAGTAAAATTTCTATATTTATAAATATCTTATTATTATTTTCATAATTAAAGTCTTTGTTTATATTTATCATTTTTATTTCATTTTCAATATTTTCATATATTTTATTTACAAACATACTAATCAAAATAAAATAAGATATAATGAATAAAATTGAAAATATAAATAGATATTGAAGGAATATATTATTCGTTTTAAACTTTGTTTTTGTATTTATTTTATTTATAAGAACTTTAGTTAAAATAATATCGTTAATTAATACATTTATTTCGTCATTTTCTTTTAAAGGAAATATTTCTGTTGATGCAAAAACATCTTCATTAGTTATTATTTCATTTTTAAAAAATATTTCATCAGATCTAATAATTTTTAAGTTATAATCTTTCATGTAAACATAAATAAGATTAGAATAATCCGTTAATAAAACAGACAAATATATTGATGTATTTTCTTTATCTTTTTCAATTTTTAAATCATCAAAATCTCTAAGTGTTTCTTTAATCAATTTTTTTATATATTTAGCACTATAATTTGGATTCTCACTAAATTTAAAAACTAAATCCTCAATTAGTGTTACTAAATATATTTTTTCAAATTCCCCTTCAATAAAAAGAGATACCCAAATTGTAAATTCATCTGTTTCAAAAAATACAAAATGGGTATCATCTTTATTTATATCATAGGGAAAAATACTTAATTTATTATTTTCCATCAAAAATTCCAGTCAAAATTCAATCCACATAATTCTATGAAAATGAATCTACTTTCCCCCATTTCTATAATATCTAAATTAATAAGTTGTTTGCTTTCATATAAAGCTTTACCTTGTAAATATACTAATCCACTACTTTCACCAGGTGAAAGTACAAATACTCTCTGTTTTGGATTATATGTTATAGAACAATGATTTCTTCTTGCTATTGTATGGTCATTTTCTAAACATACATGCATTTCTGTTGATCTTCCGATAAAATTTCTCTCATTAATTAATCTGAAATCTTTTCCTTTATCTACTCCAGAAATACATACTAGCCATCCAACAACAGGAGAAATGTTGCTTTCTTTAATCCAAAAAACTGATGTTTTTATATCCCCTTCTAATATTATTGGTTTTTTCTCTTCCTCTTTTGATAAATCTATTTTATCTCCATCGCAATACGGACAATTTGTATATTTAGTTGTATTAAACATGTGCCCATTACTACATTTCAATAATTTCATTTAATCACACCTTAATTTACTAATATCTTAATTACACCAATATATATGATATCCCCAACTTCTATCAAATATGATTTTGTTGGAATAAGTTTTTCTTTTATTCTATTTTTTCTTTCAATTCCACTACCATTTTTTGATTCTAAATCTTCATAGTACCAATTATCATTTACTTTATTTAATACTCCATGTAATCTACTAACTAAATGAGAATATTCATTATTTGAAAGATCAATATCGATTTCTAAATTACTTTCACTTTTTTTACCTATTACAACAGCTGATTTATTTGAAATATCCCATGAAAATATATCATAATCAAAGTCATCCTTTAAAGTAAGAAGTTTTATGTGGTTTTTATGTGACTTGAGATTTTGTTCATTTAATTCATGTATATATTCATCTTTTTTTTCCTGTAAAATTTTATTGATATATCTAATATTTCTTTTTCTTTCGTGAGGATAATAAAACAGAAAAAAATACATAATATATATATTAAATATTGAATATGCAATAAGTAATGCTTTATATGAAAAATTAATATAAAGATATACTAAAGAAGTAATTATTAGAAATATTAAAATTATCATATATTTAGTGTATGAATTTATTTTTTGGAATTTTACTTTACCATTAATATTAAAGTTTGAATGTTTTAAATATTTAAATAGTATATACTTATACTTAGCAAACATCTTGTTCATTTTATTCAACTTCTACTTTTTTATTAAAGTCAAATTCCTCTTTGTTTTTTTCTAAAATGCTATGGATTTCATATAGCTTAATTAAAATCTCTGTATTAGTTATTTTTTCTTTATAGAAATTTAATTTTTCAAAGATATATTTTTTCAAAACATTTAAATTTATAGTTTCTATATTACATAAAGAAGAGATCCATAAATCCATACTATCTTTTAAATTCAACATCATCATTTTTTCAGACCAAATTTTTAATAATTTGGGATTAATTCCAGTTTTAGAGTATTTTACTTCATTTATATTTATTGAATTATACTCCATTGAAAATTTTTTTAATTCATAATCATAGTTTTTCAATGTTGCACCATCTCTTAAATTAAATCTTGCTACTTCAAAGCCTTCAATTTCTGCATGTCTATTGATTTTTAAATATATTTTTTTATTTTTCGTGTATTCCTCTTCATAATCCTCTGTCATAATATACACAAAGAATTCTCCCTCTCCACTTGGAATTTCAATTGAAATCTTTTTATCTAAAAGAATTACTTCATTATTATTTTTATATATTCCTTTATCCACGTAAACATTTTGTCCATCTGTTGTAGCATGTAGTCCTAAAATTATACCTTCTTCTTCATCCATATATTTTAAAAAAGTAGCACTATTAATATTTTGATTTATTGTAAATAAATCTGTACTTCTTAGTACTGTTTTACTTAAGAATTTAGGTACAATATATTCATTTTCTATCATTTAACCCCCTATTTTTGATATCCACCTTCAACTACTATTTCTTTTATTTTTTCTTTTTTTTGTTTTATTTTCAAATAAAAATTTCCATTTCCATTTTTCTCATCAAAACTCTCAATATAATCAACTAGGAATGCATTTGTTAAATTAAATTTTCTTACTACATTGCCAGCTAATATTACTTCAAGAGTAATATTTTTATATGCTTCTAAATCTTCAGCACTAACTAAAGACCATAATAATAATTTTCTTGTAACATCATCAGTATCATTTTGTCCAATATTTGGAATTATTTTACCTTCAATTTCTAATCCAATACTTAAATCTGTTGATCTTGCATTTGAACTATCTTGTGTATCAGATAAAAATTTTACACTGATTATGTTTTCTTGTTCAACTACAAATTCTTCATTTGCACCTTTTAAATTTAATCTAAATCCCATTAACTCTTCCCCTTTTAATTAGTTTTATTAATTTCAATTTTTAGATTCTTTATTTCACCTAGGAATACTAAATTTAATTGACATGTATTGGTTTGTTCATCTATTATATGAGAAATGTCATCACCCTGTCTTAAAATAGCATTAACACTAGTTGATTCTTTTAACCATAAGCTTTTTTGACTAGTTGGACTATTACTAAAAAAATAATTTAATTTATCGGATTTAAAATCATTACTAGTATATCTAAGCAATCTTTCTATATAGGTTGTTGTTAGTGTTTTGTATATACTTTCATAATTATTATTGCTTGTTTTAAATAGACTTCTTGCTTTGTATACTGTAATATTTTTTATCTTTTCATTCTTTAATTGTGCCTGTTCAGAGGCAAAAATAAATCCATAATTATTATTATTAATTTCTTCTTTTATTCCAACTGTAAATCCACTTATTTCACGCGCCATTACTGTTCTTACAATTAATGAATTATCTTCAGCTTCTATATTAAATCTTACACCTGGATTATTTGATACATTTTTAAATCTTTCTTTTAAATATGCAGGACACTGGTAGGCTGAGACGAGTCCTGCTGCAATATATGCTCCATCAACATATATTCCATCTAAAAAAAATTCTAAATTATCATCTTCATTAAAAAATACTCCACTTTCGTTTATATATGCTTTTTTATCTAATTTAATTCCAGATTTATCTTTAGGAATTAAAGTAAGATTAGGTAAAACTGGTATTATATATTCAGAAAAATATGTGTTTTCAAGTGGTTTTGTTTTTTCAATGTATTTACTTATTCCATGTACAGCTAAATTTTCAAACGTATTTTCATTATTACGTTCAAAACTTATAAAAGTCTGAATTTTATGAGCAGATAGTATCTCCATAATATTTGTTAGATCTTCAATTGTATTTTGATTTTTATTTTTAGCTTTATTATTACCAGTAAATATATTTTTATTTGTTTTTTTCAACTCTTCTTTAAGTGAAATATTTGGAAAAATTGAAAACCATATAGTATTCTCAAATTCATTTTTATCATTGACAGTTCTTAAAAATTTTTCTAATTTCTCTCTATTCTTAGTTTGGGTCAATAAATCATTATCAATATTTGTAATTAGTAATTTAGGTAGCATATTTTTTGTATTTACTGAATATTGATCAAAGAATAATTTTACGCCCATTACTTTTTCAATAAGTTCTTTAGCAATCTTTATAAAATCTTCTTGAGAATTCTTGTATAACTCTAAATATTGATTATAGTTATTTACTTCTTTATCGAAATCTATATTAAGATTATTTGTTGTAATTGGAACATAAGTTCTTTTAATTAAATTAGCAACATAATTATTGGGTTTCTCGGTTGATTCATTATAATCATTTTCGAATATTTCAATCAATTTTTGGCTGTTGTCCGATAATAATTTAGGTGTATCTAATTCTAATTTATTTTCGATAAATTCTATTTCTCCCCCTTCAGAAAACTCTAAATAACCAAGTTTTATATTATCAATATTTACATTTTCCTTATTTTCACCTATTTCAAGTCTTGTTTTTATATCTTCTATAGCTAATGGCAACATAGCTAACACATTGTTATAATTTTTAGATGCCTCTTGAAATTTATAATTTAATATATCACCTAAATCCAGTTTTTTAGGATTAAGATCACTTAATGCTTCGTATTTCCCAAATAAGTAGTTAATCTCTTTTCTTTG from Streptobacillus canis encodes:
- a CDS encoding FHA domain-containing protein, with amino-acid sequence MNKMFAKYKYILFKYLKHSNFNINGKVKFQKINSYTKYMIILIFLIITSLVYLYINFSYKALLIAYSIFNIYIMYFFLFYYPHERKRNIRYINKILQEKKDEYIHELNEQNLKSHKNHIKLLTLKDDFDYDIFSWDISNKSAVVIGKKSESNLEIDIDLSNNEYSHLVSRLHGVLNKVNDNWYYEDLESKNGSGIERKNRIKEKLIPTKSYLIEVGDIIYIGVIKILVN
- a CDS encoding transcriptional regulator: MEVIKQTNRVLLFEKFNDEAYDILTLIGDVDNVSSLDDEKIEEINKYLLVSNFNEFLEKFEPKIYSYMDVENKRIGYTLSKNENIPDSMYTTIYINNDNSFIRMLSTLIENRKNLDKKNVEFQFEDILELISPRKIIENIKQQRKEINYLFGKYEALSDLNPKKLDLGDILNYKFQEASKNYNNVLAMLPLAIEDIKTRLEIGENKENVNIDNIKLGYLEFSEGGEIEFIENKLELDTPKLLSDNSQKLIEIFENDYNESTEKPNNYVANLIKRTYVPITTNNLNIDFDKEVNNYNQYLELYKNSQEDFIKIAKELIEKVMGVKLFFDQYSVNTKNMLPKLLITNIDNDLLTQTKNREKLEKFLRTVNDKNEFENTIWFSIFPNISLKEELKKTNKNIFTGNNKAKNKNQNTIEDLTNIMEILSAHKIQTFISFERNNENTFENLAVHGISKYIEKTKPLENTYFSEYIIPVLPNLTLIPKDKSGIKLDKKAYINESGVFFNEDDNLEFFLDGIYVDGAYIAAGLVSAYQCPAYLKERFKNVSNNPGVRFNIEAEDNSLIVRTVMAREISGFTVGIKEEINNNNYGFIFASEQAQLKNEKIKNITVYKARSLFKTSNNNYESIYKTLTTTYIERLLRYTSNDFKSDKLNYFFSNSPTSQKSLWLKESTSVNAILRQGDDISHIIDEQTNTCQLNLVFLGEIKNLKIEINKTN
- a CDS encoding septal ring lytic transglycosylase RlpA family protein; this translates as MRKLLTILLLGLTFSSVNANENNSSSHVENVEIKEADIKELISEIKGENEEKKDENFNLNIELKEQSQPVEEVKEEEKENTVEEVVEEKVYQTGIASYYGERWNGRKTASGEIFDTWKISAAHKKLPFGTKVKVTNLRNGKSIVVRINDRGPYIKGRVIDLSKAAFKQIEDLNKGITKVKLEIVK
- a CDS encoding ligand-binding sensor domain-containing protein, encoding MENNKLSIFPYDINKDDTHFVFFETDEFTIWVSLFIEGEFEKIYLVTLIEDLVFKFSENPNYSAKYIKKLIKETLRDFDDLKIEKDKENTSIYLSVLLTDYSNLIYVYMKDYNLKIIRSDEIFFKNEIITNEDVFASTEIFPLKENDEINVLINDIILTKVLINKINTKTKFKTNNIFLQYLFIFSILFIISYFILISMFVNKIYENIENEIKMININKDFNYENNNKIFINIEILLKRLDKKYLFLTRNNITKKEQYINKINIAKKNNEILKKVFEIKELSKILIKNREFLNAKNEYIKIKSKIEEVDNELLEYIEKDIREIDRLVIIQNDELFLTDDDLIKNIKIVDKLIGEYEKSYFDINILDLNEIKSKNQNRINEIKKVLDERNSKLDELIKNDILNAKVELEELIEGYSKLSLNLERESLEKRKIEIDEKIEYLKSEMNELFEKHKKYYDNKEYITSVSYLEKSLYFANLLNNQNKIKEIEGRIRLIYKQKKKDDDENKKIKPVNKEKLEFEIRKSIKLSIEKGDDYLKNNDFEKAYIEYKRALDSMPKVNYSKTTQNEVNKKIEYIKRKMGKKWWELWK
- a CDS encoding protein kinase domain-containing protein, with amino-acid sequence MEIEYYKKTFDISLPGFDLMFKNEINTMIYLLMNKIKCIPKILRVKIQKDNKEIFYEKINGETLYDYNIEKLSLKEKLELYLKILEAVFEIHELGLIHNDINTCNIIINGNEVYLIDFSEARFIEKYYDKKYYSYTRGFSSIERYSNIEKNYYENDTYSLTAIFYFIIFNKKNPDICDTKYNYITHNNKKIEFFLKKGLSLNRLKRHRNIKNMIEKISDIIEKL
- a CDS encoding FHA domain-containing protein; its protein translation is MKLLKCSNGHMFNTTKYTNCPYCDGDKIDLSKEEEKKPIILEGDIKTSVFWIKESNISPVVGWLVCISGVDKGKDFRLINERNFIGRSTEMHVCLENDHTIARRNHCSITYNPKQRVFVLSPGESSGLVYLQGKALYESKQLINLDIIEMGESRFIFIELCGLNFDWNF